In Paenarthrobacter sp. GOM3, a single window of DNA contains:
- a CDS encoding cupin domain-containing protein, whose translation MSVNAVTNLEVKSHNSPDETRHPDKTTLDLVTVGDYTIGRMTFEPGWTWADCIKPVVGTDSCQLSHVGFCVSGKLDVETNDGGRISISAGDSYTIPPGHNAWVVGDQPFQGVEFVSGAEFAKALSD comes from the coding sequence ATGAGTGTCAATGCTGTCACGAACCTGGAAGTAAAATCCCACAATTCCCCAGATGAAACACGCCACCCTGACAAGACCACGCTGGATCTCGTCACCGTAGGAGACTACACAATCGGCCGCATGACGTTTGAGCCTGGATGGACCTGGGCCGACTGCATCAAGCCAGTTGTCGGCACGGATTCCTGCCAGTTGAGCCACGTCGGCTTTTGCGTGTCCGGCAAACTGGACGTGGAAACCAACGACGGCGGACGTATAAGCATCTCGGCCGGCGATTCCTACACCATTCCGCCCGGCCACAATGCGTGGGTGGTCGGTGACCAGCCGTTCCAAGGTGTCGAGTTCGTCAGCGGCGCCGAGTTCGCCAAGGCACTTTCGGATTAG
- a CDS encoding glutamate-5-semialdehyde dehydrogenase: MTEALTPDAPVISDVSGAAGQTPENPVAGGAPLSPEDVQAAVHAIADRSRKAARRMGQANRAWKDRALRAIGAALVENRKHVLEANAKDVAVGRANGTSAALLDRLTLTPARIDGLVAALENLAGLPDPVGNVVRGQTLPNGLRLRQVNVPMGVVAAIYEARPNVTVDIAGLALKSGNAVILRGGSAAANTNGALVQILREALDSVGLPADAVQSVDQYGREGANVLMRARGRVDVLIPRGGRELIQTVVANSSVPVIETGEGNVHIFIDESAGEEMAVDILLNAKTQRPSVCNTVETLLVHSGSTVLPAVAKALRAAGVTLHVDNRIAAALGAGVETVPADDEDWATEYMDLDLAVAMVDNLDDAVNHIRKWTTGHTEAILTNNLANAEKFIADIDSAAVIVNASTRFTDGGELGLGAEVGISTQKLHARGPMGLTELTTTKWIVQGEGQIRS, translated from the coding sequence ATGACTGAAGCGCTGACCCCCGACGCCCCTGTGATCTCCGACGTTTCCGGTGCTGCCGGCCAGACGCCGGAGAACCCTGTGGCAGGCGGCGCCCCATTGTCCCCCGAGGATGTCCAGGCCGCAGTTCACGCAATCGCTGATCGGTCCCGTAAGGCTGCCCGCCGCATGGGCCAGGCGAACCGTGCCTGGAAGGACCGCGCCTTGCGGGCCATCGGCGCAGCCCTGGTGGAAAACCGGAAGCATGTGCTGGAAGCCAATGCCAAAGATGTGGCCGTAGGTCGGGCCAACGGTACCTCCGCGGCGCTTTTGGACAGGCTAACCCTCACGCCCGCCCGTATTGACGGCCTCGTAGCCGCCTTGGAAAACCTTGCCGGGCTACCCGATCCTGTGGGCAACGTGGTCCGTGGGCAAACCCTTCCCAACGGGCTGCGGTTGCGTCAGGTCAACGTGCCCATGGGTGTTGTAGCCGCCATTTACGAAGCCCGTCCCAACGTCACCGTGGACATCGCGGGCCTTGCCCTCAAGAGTGGCAACGCCGTGATTCTTCGCGGAGGATCCGCTGCCGCGAACACCAACGGTGCGTTGGTGCAGATCCTGCGCGAAGCCCTGGACTCTGTGGGCCTCCCGGCGGATGCGGTACAAAGCGTCGACCAGTACGGCCGTGAAGGTGCCAACGTCCTGATGCGCGCCCGCGGACGCGTGGATGTCCTCATTCCCCGTGGCGGTCGCGAGCTCATCCAAACCGTGGTGGCCAACTCGTCCGTGCCCGTCATCGAGACTGGCGAGGGGAACGTCCATATCTTCATCGACGAGTCCGCCGGTGAAGAAATGGCAGTGGACATCCTGCTCAACGCAAAGACGCAGCGGCCCAGTGTCTGCAACACCGTTGAGACGCTCCTGGTCCACTCCGGTTCCACCGTGCTTCCTGCGGTGGCGAAGGCACTCCGTGCCGCAGGCGTGACGCTTCACGTGGATAACAGGATTGCGGCCGCATTGGGCGCCGGTGTGGAGACTGTTCCCGCCGATGACGAGGACTGGGCCACTGAATACATGGACCTGGATCTCGCCGTGGCCATGGTGGACAACCTGGACGACGCCGTGAACCACATCCGCAAGTGGACCACCGGGCACACCGAAGCGATCCTTACCAACAACCTGGCCAATGCGGAAAAGTTCATCGCGGACATCGATTCGGCCGCTGTGATCGTCAATGCCTCCACGCGTTTCACCGACGGCGGCGAGCTGGGGCTCGGCGCAGAGGTGGGGATCTCCACCCAGAAGCTGCACGCGCGCGGACCCATGGGCCTCACGGAACTCACCACCACCAAGTGGATCGTCCAGGGCGAAGGCCAAATCCGCAGCTAG
- the rplU gene encoding 50S ribosomal protein L21: MVYAIVRAGGRQEKVSVGDYVTLNRVPGGAGSTLELPALLLVDGEKVTSAAAELANVKVTAEILEDLRGPKIVIQKFKNKTGYRKRQGHRQELTKIKITSIA, translated from the coding sequence GTGGTGTACGCGATTGTCCGCGCAGGCGGCCGCCAAGAAAAAGTTTCCGTTGGAGACTACGTAACGCTTAACCGCGTCCCCGGTGGAGCCGGTAGCACGCTTGAGCTGCCCGCCTTGCTCCTGGTTGACGGCGAGAAGGTCACCTCCGCAGCTGCGGAACTGGCCAACGTCAAGGTTACGGCTGAGATCCTGGAAGACCTCCGTGGTCCGAAGATCGTCATCCAGAAGTTCAAGAACAAGACCGGCTACCGGAAGCGTCAGGGTCACCGTCAGGAACTGACCAAGATCAAGATCACCAGCATCGCGTAA
- a CDS encoding ROK family protein translates to MGDFNLTVILEAIRRSSGGLSRVELAQIVGLSPQTISNISRRLLDQQLIMEAGKEGSGPGKPRTILRLNPAGMYAVGVHLDPAVITFVVLDLLGDVVRHSRMATPGGDPADVITSIAAQIDILIQESGVDASKIAGLGVAVPGPIDLDEGSVVDPPLLTRWNRVRIREALTEATGLETLVDKDVTSAAVAETWAGGASGAGSFIFMYMGTGIGCGIVLNDEVVRGTSGNAGEIGHIVVDPDGPLCDCGQRGCVKSSSIPQVLVAEAEEAGVLDGNRQGTDGPEVQERFAELCDKADAGDARAIAILDKSATLVARAVSVVANTLDVERVVFGGPFWGRMSPYFMERVPALLERNNAARMIHGLEVVGTGVGEDVGAIGAACLVLEHMLAPRAQRLLLEG, encoded by the coding sequence ATGGGGGACTTCAACCTCACCGTCATCCTGGAGGCGATCCGGCGATCCTCGGGAGGGCTCAGCCGCGTTGAACTGGCGCAAATTGTTGGGCTTTCGCCGCAAACCATATCCAACATTTCCCGGCGACTCCTTGACCAGCAGCTCATCATGGAGGCCGGCAAAGAAGGTTCGGGCCCGGGTAAGCCCCGGACCATCCTGCGCCTGAACCCCGCCGGGATGTACGCCGTGGGCGTGCACCTGGACCCGGCCGTCATTACTTTTGTGGTCCTGGACCTGCTGGGCGATGTCGTCAGGCATTCACGCATGGCCACCCCGGGGGGCGACCCGGCGGACGTGATCACCAGCATTGCAGCGCAAATCGACATCCTCATCCAGGAGTCAGGCGTGGACGCGTCCAAGATCGCCGGACTCGGCGTTGCGGTTCCTGGTCCGATCGACCTCGATGAGGGCTCGGTGGTGGACCCTCCGCTCCTGACACGCTGGAACAGGGTACGCATCCGCGAAGCGTTGACTGAGGCCACCGGCCTGGAGACCTTGGTGGACAAGGATGTCACCAGTGCAGCGGTTGCTGAGACGTGGGCGGGCGGCGCCAGTGGCGCAGGCAGCTTTATCTTCATGTACATGGGAACCGGTATCGGCTGCGGCATTGTCCTCAATGACGAAGTCGTTCGAGGCACGTCCGGCAACGCAGGCGAAATCGGCCACATCGTGGTGGATCCCGACGGTCCCCTGTGCGATTGCGGCCAGCGCGGATGCGTCAAGTCCTCCAGCATCCCGCAGGTTCTTGTTGCCGAAGCTGAAGAAGCCGGCGTGCTCGACGGGAACCGCCAGGGAACGGACGGCCCGGAAGTCCAGGAGCGGTTCGCCGAGTTGTGCGACAAAGCCGATGCCGGTGACGCCAGGGCCATTGCGATCCTGGACAAGTCGGCCACCCTCGTGGCCCGGGCGGTATCCGTCGTAGCCAACACGTTGGACGTGGAGCGGGTGGTCTTTGGCGGCCCGTTCTGGGGCCGGATGTCGCCGTACTTCATGGAACGGGTGCCGGCGTTGTTGGAACGGAACAACGCAGCCCGCATGATCCATGGGCTTGAAGTGGTAGGCACAGGGGTCGGCGAAGACGTCGGCGCGATCGGTGCTGCGTGCCTGGTCCTGGAACACATGCTCGCCCCGCGGGCGCAAAGGCTCCTGCTGGAGGGCTAA
- the obgE gene encoding GTPase ObgE gives MASFVDRVVLHVSGGTGGHGCVSVKREKFKPLGGPDGGNGGNGGDVILRVSAQTTTLLDYHHAPHRHATNGGPGMGDWRGGKNGETLILPVPDGTVVKTKDGEVLADLVGEGTEYIAAAGGQGGLGNASLSSQKRRAPGFALLGIEGESSDIVLELKSIADIALVGFPSAGKSSLIAAMSAARPKIADYPFTTLIPNLGVVQAGEVRFTIADVPGLIEGASDGKGLGHNFLRHVERCAALVHVLDCGTLESDRDPLSDLAIIEAELDKYAVDMSYAGVDGEVVPLNERPKLVVLNKVDLPDGKDMAEFVRPDLEARGYRVFEVSATSHEGLRQLGFAMAEIVKAARDAVATAPPKVAPPVLRPRAVNESGFKIRREEKNLEPLFRVLGEKPVRWVKQTDFTNEEAIGYLADRLAKLGVETELFKVGAKPGDTVVIGEDDGVVFDWEPTMMAGAELLATPRGTDIRVADIGDRPTRSQKRDEQIERREAKAAARAELEAERKAGIWTESVSGRRAQAVKESNLDAGDDD, from the coding sequence GTGGCGAGCTTTGTAGACCGGGTAGTCCTGCACGTATCCGGCGGAACCGGCGGCCACGGCTGTGTCTCTGTTAAGCGGGAGAAGTTCAAGCCGCTCGGCGGTCCCGACGGCGGCAACGGTGGCAATGGTGGCGACGTCATCCTTCGGGTGTCAGCCCAAACCACCACCCTGCTCGACTACCACCACGCTCCCCACCGCCACGCCACCAATGGTGGTCCGGGCATGGGTGACTGGCGCGGTGGCAAGAACGGCGAAACCCTGATCCTTCCGGTACCCGATGGCACCGTGGTCAAGACCAAGGACGGCGAAGTCCTGGCTGACCTCGTGGGCGAAGGTACCGAGTACATCGCTGCCGCTGGCGGCCAAGGTGGCCTCGGCAACGCCTCACTGTCCTCACAGAAGCGCCGGGCCCCCGGCTTCGCCCTCCTGGGCATCGAAGGCGAATCCAGCGACATCGTCCTGGAACTGAAGTCCATTGCCGACATCGCCCTGGTTGGCTTCCCTTCGGCAGGCAAGTCCAGCCTCATTGCAGCCATGTCCGCTGCCCGGCCCAAGATCGCCGACTACCCCTTCACTACCCTCATCCCCAACCTCGGCGTGGTCCAGGCCGGCGAGGTCCGCTTCACCATTGCCGATGTTCCCGGCCTGATCGAGGGAGCAAGCGACGGCAAGGGTCTCGGGCACAACTTCCTCCGCCACGTCGAGCGCTGCGCCGCACTGGTGCATGTCCTTGACTGTGGAACCCTGGAATCTGATCGGGATCCTTTGTCGGACCTGGCGATCATTGAGGCCGAACTCGATAAGTACGCCGTCGACATGAGCTATGCCGGTGTGGACGGCGAGGTGGTTCCGTTGAACGAGCGCCCCAAGCTGGTTGTCCTTAACAAGGTGGACCTTCCGGACGGCAAGGACATGGCCGAGTTCGTTCGCCCGGACCTGGAAGCCCGCGGATACCGCGTCTTCGAAGTATCGGCAACGAGCCATGAAGGCTTGCGCCAACTGGGCTTCGCTATGGCGGAGATCGTCAAGGCCGCGCGGGACGCGGTTGCCACTGCGCCCCCCAAGGTGGCCCCGCCAGTCCTGCGCCCGCGCGCTGTCAACGAGTCCGGCTTCAAGATCCGCCGTGAAGAAAAGAACCTGGAACCGCTGTTCCGCGTCCTTGGCGAGAAGCCCGTGCGCTGGGTCAAGCAGACAGACTTCACCAACGAGGAAGCCATTGGCTACCTTGCAGACCGCCTGGCGAAGCTCGGCGTCGAAACCGAACTGTTCAAGGTCGGCGCCAAGCCAGGCGACACCGTGGTCATCGGTGAAGACGACGGCGTTGTCTTCGACTGGGAGCCGACCATGATGGCCGGCGCCGAACTCCTGGCAACTCCGCGCGGTACCGACATCCGCGTTGCCGACATCGGGGACCGGCCCACGCGTTCACAGAAGCGTGACGAACAGATCGAGCGCCGCGAAGCCAAGGCTGCGGCGCGTGCCGAGCTCGAAGCGGAGCGCAAGGCAGGCATCTGGACCGAATCCGTCAGCGGTCGGCGTGCCCAGGCCGTAAAGGAAAGCAACCTGGACGCCGGTGATGACGACTAG
- a CDS encoding class I SAM-dependent methyltransferase, with protein MTAWELEALFGTLSRLPDVEAENLRAYDATDRLLLETAEGYLRPDSQVVVIGDRYGALTLGTLAGTGVGHVRVNQDLFTGRAALQRNAAAAGLDGRYTPHELGRELLQGADLVLLQLPKSLAELEEIADAVARFAGPDAVLLAGGRVKHMSVGMNAVLGKYFSAVQPQLARQKSRILVAKTPLTVSGEPPFPVVESNPELGITVCAHGAVFSGARLDIGTRYLLGFLDRMPAARQAVDLGCGTGILATMYARHQPGARVIATDQSAAAVASATATAAANGLGERISVIHDDAMSSLEAGSADLILLNPPFHLGANVHAGAALKLFEAAARVLAPGGELWTVYNSHLQYRPALERYVGPTVEEGRNPKFTVTRSRKA; from the coding sequence GTGACGGCATGGGAACTCGAAGCACTGTTCGGTACGTTGAGCAGGCTTCCGGACGTCGAAGCGGAAAATCTGCGGGCTTACGACGCCACGGATCGGCTGCTTCTGGAGACCGCGGAAGGCTATCTCAGGCCGGATAGCCAGGTGGTGGTCATCGGTGACCGTTACGGTGCCCTGACCTTAGGCACCTTGGCCGGTACCGGCGTCGGGCATGTCCGCGTCAACCAGGACCTGTTCACCGGCAGGGCCGCGCTGCAGCGCAATGCCGCCGCGGCCGGGCTGGATGGACGGTATACGCCACACGAACTTGGCCGGGAATTGCTGCAGGGTGCTGACCTGGTGCTGTTGCAGCTGCCCAAGTCGCTGGCCGAGTTGGAAGAAATCGCCGACGCCGTCGCCCGGTTCGCGGGGCCGGATGCGGTCCTGCTCGCCGGTGGACGCGTCAAGCACATGTCGGTGGGAATGAACGCCGTCCTGGGGAAGTACTTCTCCGCGGTCCAACCCCAGTTGGCCAGGCAAAAATCGCGGATCCTCGTGGCCAAAACCCCCCTGACGGTCTCCGGCGAGCCGCCGTTTCCCGTGGTGGAGTCCAACCCCGAACTGGGAATCACTGTCTGCGCCCACGGCGCAGTGTTCTCCGGAGCCCGACTGGACATCGGAACCCGCTACCTCCTTGGTTTCCTCGATCGGATGCCAGCGGCCCGGCAGGCAGTGGATCTTGGTTGCGGAACCGGAATCCTCGCCACGATGTATGCCCGCCATCAACCCGGTGCACGGGTCATCGCAACGGACCAGTCCGCGGCAGCCGTCGCATCGGCGACGGCGACCGCGGCCGCGAACGGGCTGGGGGAGCGCATCAGCGTCATCCACGACGACGCCATGTCCAGCCTCGAGGCGGGGAGCGCCGACCTTATCCTGCTGAACCCGCCTTTCCACCTGGGGGCAAACGTGCATGCCGGTGCCGCCCTGAAGTTGTTCGAGGCCGCAGCACGGGTCCTGGCGCCCGGAGGGGAACTGTGGACCGTGTACAACAGCCACCTGCAGTACCGCCCTGCCTTGGAGCGATATGTCGGGCCGACAGTGGAGGAAGGCCGGAACCCGAAGTTCACGGTGACCCGCAGCCGGAAAGCCTAA
- the rpmA gene encoding 50S ribosomal protein L27 has protein sequence MAHKKGASSTRNGRDSNAQYLGVKRFGGQVVSAGEIIVRQRGTHFHPGAGVGRGGDDTLFALQAGAVEFGTRRGRRVVNIVAAAAAE, from the coding sequence ATGGCACACAAAAAAGGCGCGAGTTCCACTCGCAACGGTCGTGACTCCAACGCTCAGTACTTGGGCGTCAAGCGCTTCGGTGGTCAGGTAGTTTCCGCAGGCGAGATCATCGTTCGCCAGCGCGGAACCCACTTCCACCCGGGTGCAGGCGTCGGCCGCGGTGGCGACGACACCCTGTTCGCTCTCCAGGCCGGTGCGGTTGAGTTTGGTACTCGCCGCGGCCGTCGCGTAGTGAACATCGTTGCTGCTGCAGCTGCAGAGTAA
- a CDS encoding ScbR family autoregulator-binding transcription factor, producing the protein MQQRAKDTRLAVIEGAAQVFAEIGYGNASLTDITKRAGVTKGALYFHFTSKRELALAVIEEQHALVLAAGAEIIGSSKPPMDKLIALCRMFGQQLLDEPIVQGGIRLTFEATAFQADVSGPYEDWISTAEQLLQQAVNEGHVRPDVDPAAFSRYLIASFTGVQMVSDVLTGRKDVLLRIDQMWEFMLPALGMGAST; encoded by the coding sequence ATGCAACAACGTGCCAAGGACACCCGGCTGGCCGTCATCGAAGGTGCCGCCCAGGTCTTCGCGGAAATTGGCTATGGGAATGCCAGCCTGACCGACATCACCAAACGTGCCGGAGTGACCAAAGGTGCTCTCTACTTCCATTTCACCTCCAAGCGCGAACTCGCCTTGGCAGTCATTGAAGAGCAGCACGCCCTGGTGCTCGCCGCCGGAGCAGAAATAATCGGGTCCTCCAAGCCGCCCATGGACAAACTCATCGCCCTTTGCCGGATGTTCGGCCAGCAACTCCTTGACGAGCCCATCGTCCAGGGCGGTATCAGGCTCACGTTCGAAGCAACCGCGTTCCAAGCGGATGTGTCCGGACCCTACGAAGACTGGATCAGCACCGCTGAACAGTTGCTTCAACAGGCCGTGAATGAGGGCCATGTACGTCCGGACGTGGATCCAGCGGCTTTCTCCCGGTACCTGATCGCGTCCTTCACGGGCGTGCAGATGGTCTCGGATGTCCTGACCGGCAGGAAAGACGTTCTGCTCCGGATCGACCAGATGTGGGAATTCATGCTGCCGGCATTGGGTATGGGCGCCAGTACCTGA
- the rsfS gene encoding ribosome silencing factor, with translation MSAHEQSITLARHAARAAAGKLAEDIVALDVSERLALTDVFLIASAPTERQVNAIVDGIEEELLKQDLRPVRREGRSEGRWVLLDYADIVIHVQHAEDRVFYALDRLWKDCPVVDLELGDDASAKAVTAEDSEH, from the coding sequence GTGTCTGCACATGAACAATCCATCACCCTCGCCCGCCACGCCGCGCGTGCCGCGGCCGGCAAACTTGCCGAGGATATCGTCGCCCTCGACGTCAGCGAGCGTCTGGCACTCACAGACGTTTTCCTGATCGCCTCGGCTCCGACGGAACGCCAGGTCAACGCCATTGTTGACGGTATCGAAGAAGAACTCTTGAAGCAGGACCTCCGCCCGGTGCGCCGCGAAGGACGCTCCGAGGGCCGTTGGGTCCTGCTGGACTACGCCGACATCGTCATTCACGTTCAGCACGCAGAGGACAGGGTCTTCTATGCCTTGGATCGCCTGTGGAAGGACTGCCCTGTGGTGGACCTTGAGCTGGGTGACGACGCCTCCGCCAAGGCAGTCACCGCGGAGGATTCCGAGCACTAA
- the thiD gene encoding bifunctional hydroxymethylpyrimidine kinase/phosphomethylpyrimidine kinase gives MTAPYSPVYPLVASGRQTPRVLSIAGSDPSGGAGIQADLKSIAAHGGYGMAAITALTAQNTVGVSAVHVPPVEFLRQQLDAISNDIEIDAVKIGMLGDAAVIDEVRSWLEKVRPAVVVLDPVMVATSGDRLLRESAEKALRSLLPLADLLTPNLPELAVLLGEHEAPDWASALDQGKRLAAEYGNTVLVKGGHLAGSGCPDALVNTSGLLRQDVVEIAGPRIDTRNSHGTGCSLSSALATVQVMTGDWEASLREVKPWLLEALRHSGTLDVGHGSGPVHHFHHQQVLRPGDFAATLWEQARAELDAIHGLGFIDGLQTGSLPEAAFGYYLAQDAIYLNGYSRVLARASALAPTEDEQLFWAKGSRQCLEVESELHRNWLSTRDVSATTGPVTKSYVDHLLACSASGSYAVVLAAILPCYWLYAEVGQQLHGSYVEAGSPADHAYAVWLKTYADEDFAEATRTAIKLTDAAALAASPTERAAMVEAFAQSCRYETAFFDAPRLFS, from the coding sequence ATGACTGCACCGTATTCTCCTGTCTACCCGCTGGTGGCTTCCGGCAGGCAAACCCCGCGGGTGTTGAGTATTGCCGGCTCGGACCCCTCCGGTGGTGCCGGGATCCAGGCGGACTTGAAGAGCATCGCGGCCCACGGTGGTTACGGCATGGCTGCCATCACCGCCCTCACCGCCCAGAACACTGTCGGGGTCAGCGCCGTCCACGTGCCCCCCGTTGAATTCCTGCGCCAACAGCTGGACGCCATCAGCAACGACATCGAGATCGACGCCGTCAAAATCGGCATGCTCGGTGACGCGGCCGTCATCGACGAAGTCCGCAGCTGGCTCGAAAAGGTACGTCCCGCCGTCGTGGTCCTGGACCCTGTGATGGTGGCAACCAGTGGCGACCGGCTCCTGCGGGAGTCGGCTGAGAAGGCGTTGCGTTCGCTCCTGCCGTTGGCAGACCTCCTGACGCCCAACCTTCCCGAGCTCGCAGTGCTGTTGGGCGAGCACGAGGCGCCGGATTGGGCTTCGGCGCTGGACCAAGGTAAGCGGTTGGCCGCTGAGTACGGGAACACGGTCCTGGTGAAGGGCGGCCATTTGGCAGGATCCGGATGTCCCGACGCTTTGGTGAACACGAGCGGGTTATTGCGGCAGGACGTGGTGGAGATAGCAGGGCCCCGCATCGATACCCGGAACAGCCACGGCACAGGGTGTTCGCTGTCCTCGGCCCTGGCAACGGTGCAGGTCATGACGGGGGATTGGGAAGCTTCGCTGCGGGAAGTGAAGCCCTGGTTGCTTGAGGCTTTGAGGCATTCCGGGACGTTGGACGTTGGCCACGGAAGCGGGCCGGTCCATCACTTCCACCACCAGCAGGTCCTGAGGCCCGGCGACTTCGCCGCAACTTTGTGGGAGCAGGCACGCGCGGAACTTGACGCGATCCATGGGCTTGGCTTCATCGATGGCCTTCAAACGGGCAGCCTGCCGGAAGCCGCTTTCGGCTATTACCTGGCGCAGGACGCGATTTACCTCAATGGTTACTCCCGGGTCCTGGCCCGTGCCAGCGCCCTTGCTCCTACCGAGGACGAGCAGTTGTTCTGGGCCAAGGGGTCCCGGCAATGCCTTGAAGTCGAGTCGGAATTGCACAGGAACTGGCTAAGCACCCGCGACGTGTCCGCGACGACGGGACCCGTGACCAAGTCCTACGTGGACCACTTGCTGGCCTGTTCGGCATCGGGCAGCTACGCGGTGGTCCTCGCGGCGATCCTGCCTTGCTACTGGTTGTACGCGGAAGTGGGCCAGCAGCTCCATGGCTCCTACGTAGAGGCAGGGTCCCCCGCGGACCACGCCTACGCGGTCTGGTTGAAGACCTACGCCGACGAAGACTTTGCTGAGGCAACCCGGACTGCGATCAAGCTCACGGACGCGGCGGCCCTCGCGGCATCACCGACAGAGCGCGCGGCCATGGTGGAGGCCTTCGCCCAGTCCTGCCGCTATGAAACCGCCTTCTTCGACGCGCCGCGGCTGTTCTCGTGA
- the proB gene encoding glutamate 5-kinase, which translates to MTTRTVDAPNSAEGLERQALATAKRIVVKVGSSSLTSIKGGISEKSLAGLVDALAQQRNAGTEIILVSSGAIAAGLAPLGLAKRPKDLATQQAAASVGQGLLMARYTQAFSAHGITVSQVLLTADDLMRRTQHTNAFRALDRLLNLGVVPVVNENDTVATHEIRFGDNDRLAALVAHLVRADALVLLSDVDALYDGPPSQGAQRIPLVRGPEDLEDVTIGKAGKAGVGTGGMMTKVEAASIAAGSGIHALVTSTANAAAALAGEDVGTWFAVNGNRKPVRLLWLAHLATVHGRLMLDDGAVKAVRDRHRSLLPAGISDISGDFEAGDPVEMVGHDGTVVARGLVNYSSEELPRMLGRTTQELGQAMGRGYDREVVHVDDLVLLRAPRSSKLGA; encoded by the coding sequence ATGACGACTAGGACCGTCGACGCACCGAATTCCGCCGAGGGACTCGAACGCCAGGCCCTGGCTACCGCCAAGCGGATTGTCGTTAAAGTGGGATCCTCGTCATTGACGAGCATCAAGGGCGGTATTTCCGAGAAGTCCCTCGCAGGGCTTGTCGACGCCCTGGCCCAGCAGCGCAATGCGGGCACCGAAATCATCCTGGTCTCCTCTGGTGCCATCGCCGCTGGCCTGGCTCCGTTGGGTCTTGCCAAACGCCCGAAGGACCTTGCCACGCAGCAGGCAGCAGCCAGCGTCGGGCAAGGACTCCTGATGGCCCGCTACACGCAGGCTTTCAGCGCCCATGGGATCACTGTCAGCCAGGTCCTGTTGACGGCCGATGACCTCATGCGCCGCACGCAGCACACCAATGCCTTCCGTGCTTTGGATCGGCTGCTAAACCTCGGCGTGGTACCGGTCGTCAACGAAAACGACACCGTTGCTACCCATGAAATCCGCTTCGGCGACAACGACCGGCTGGCTGCCTTGGTGGCCCACCTGGTTCGCGCCGACGCGCTCGTGCTGCTGTCCGACGTCGACGCCCTCTACGACGGTCCGCCCTCCCAGGGTGCGCAGCGGATTCCGTTGGTCCGCGGTCCGGAGGACCTTGAGGACGTCACCATCGGCAAGGCCGGCAAAGCCGGGGTGGGAACCGGCGGAATGATGACCAAGGTGGAGGCTGCCTCCATCGCCGCCGGCTCCGGAATTCATGCGCTGGTCACCTCTACCGCCAACGCCGCAGCCGCCTTGGCCGGCGAGGACGTGGGGACGTGGTTCGCGGTGAACGGAAACCGCAAGCCCGTTCGCCTGTTGTGGCTGGCTCACCTTGCGACCGTTCACGGCCGCTTGATGCTCGACGACGGCGCAGTGAAAGCCGTGCGCGACCGGCACAGGTCACTGCTGCCCGCGGGCATATCGGATATCAGTGGCGACTTCGAAGCCGGCGATCCCGTCGAGATGGTTGGGCATGACGGAACCGTGGTGGCCCGCGGCCTGGTGAACTACTCCTCGGAGGAACTGCCACGGATGCTGGGACGCACCACGCAGGAGCTCGGCCAAGCCATGGGCCGCGGTTATGACCGCGAAGTTGTTCATGTTGACGATCTGGTGCTCCTGCGGGCGCCGCGCTCATCTAAACTTGGAGCATGA
- the nadD gene encoding nicotinate-nucleotide adenylyltransferase, producing MGGTFDPIHHGHLVAASEVAAKFDLDEVVFVPTGQPWQKSHKQVSEPEHRYLMTVIATASNPRFTVSRVDVDRPGPTFTIDTLRDLRELRPDADLFFITGADALAQILSWKDVDELWSLAHFVGVTRPGHELNDLGRTDDVSLLEVPAMAISSTDCRTRVGAGNPVWYLVPDGVVQYIAKYGLYAPRPSAGELSAALSGSDDQARTE from the coding sequence ATGGGTGGAACGTTCGATCCCATCCATCACGGCCACCTTGTGGCTGCAAGTGAAGTAGCAGCCAAGTTCGACCTTGATGAAGTGGTTTTCGTGCCCACGGGGCAGCCGTGGCAAAAGTCGCACAAGCAGGTCAGCGAACCCGAACACCGCTACCTCATGACGGTGATCGCCACAGCTTCCAACCCCCGCTTTACCGTGAGCCGCGTGGACGTGGACCGGCCGGGTCCGACGTTCACCATCGACACCCTTCGCGACTTAAGGGAACTTCGTCCCGACGCGGACCTGTTCTTCATTACGGGTGCCGACGCTTTGGCGCAGATCCTGTCCTGGAAAGATGTCGACGAATTGTGGTCCTTGGCCCATTTTGTCGGTGTGACCCGCCCCGGACACGAATTGAACGATTTGGGCCGGACGGACGATGTCAGCCTGCTCGAAGTTCCCGCCATGGCTATTTCCTCCACGGATTGCAGGACACGCGTCGGCGCGGGCAACCCGGTGTGGTACCTCGTGCCGGACGGAGTGGTCCAGTACATCGCAAAGTATGGGCTGTACGCACCCCGGCCTTCCGCAGGGGAACTGTCGGCCGCACTGTCCGGATCAGACGACCAAGCACGTACTGAATGA